The Streptococcus toyakuensis genome has a window encoding:
- the nth gene encoding endonuclease III, translating to MVLSKKRARKVLEEIIALFPDAKPSLDFTNHFELLVAVMLSAQTTDAAVNKATPGLFAAFPTPQAMSVATESEIASHISRLGLYRNKAKFLKKCAQQLLDDFDGQVPQTREELESLAGVGRKTANVVMSVGFGIPAFAVDTHVERICKHHDIVKKSATPLEVEKRVMDILPPEQWLAAHQAMIYFGRAICHPKNPECDQYPQLYDFSNL from the coding sequence ATGGTCTTGTCAAAAAAACGAGCACGAAAAGTGCTGGAAGAAATAATTGCTCTGTTTCCAGATGCCAAGCCCAGTCTTGATTTTACCAATCATTTTGAACTACTAGTTGCGGTCATGTTGTCAGCTCAGACAACGGATGCAGCGGTAAATAAGGCTACACCAGGTCTCTTTGCTGCCTTTCCAACGCCACAAGCCATGTCTGTAGCGACAGAGAGTGAGATTGCTTCACACATTTCTCGCCTGGGACTGTATCGGAATAAGGCTAAATTCCTTAAAAAATGTGCCCAACAGTTACTAGATGATTTTGATGGCCAAGTTCCTCAAACACGTGAGGAATTGGAAAGTCTTGCAGGAGTTGGTCGCAAGACAGCCAATGTTGTCATGAGTGTGGGCTTTGGGATTCCAGCCTTTGCAGTGGATACTCATGTGGAGCGTATCTGCAAACACCACGATATTGTCAAAAAATCAGCGACACCGCTTGAGGTGGAAAAGCGGGTCATGGATATCTTGCCACCGGAGCAGTGGTTAGCTGCCCATCAGGCCATGATTTATTTTGGAAGAGCCATTTGCCATCCTAAAAATCCAGAGTGTGACCAGTACCCACAGTTATATGACTTTAGCAATTTATAA
- the htpX gene encoding zinc metalloprotease HtpX encodes MLFDQIASNKRRTWILLLVFFLLLALVGYAVGYLFMRSGLGGLVIALIIGFIYAMSMIFQSTEIVMSMNGAREVDEQTAPDLYHVVEDMAMVAQIPMPRVFIIEDSSLNAFATGSNPQNAAVAATSGLLAIMNREELEAVMGHEVSHIRNYDIRISTIAVALASAITMLSSMAGRMMWWGGAGRRRNDDDRDGNGLEIIMLVVSLLAIVLAPLAATLVQLAISRQREFLADASSVELTRNPQGMINALRKLDNSEPMHHHVDDASSALYINDPKKGGGFQKLFYTHPPISERIERLKHM; translated from the coding sequence ATGTTGTTTGATCAAATTGCAAGCAATAAACGAAGAACCTGGATTTTGTTGCTGGTATTTTTCCTACTCTTAGCTCTGGTTGGCTATGCAGTTGGTTACCTCTTCATGCGATCTGGGCTTGGCGGTTTGGTTATTGCACTGATTATCGGATTTATCTATGCCATGTCTATGATTTTTCAATCAACAGAGATTGTCATGTCCATGAATGGCGCGCGTGAAGTTGATGAGCAAACGGCACCAGACCTCTACCATGTAGTGGAAGATATGGCTATGGTGGCTCAGATTCCTATGCCCCGTGTTTTCATCATTGAGGATTCTTCTTTAAATGCCTTTGCGACAGGTTCTAATCCTCAAAATGCGGCGGTTGCTGCGACGTCAGGTCTCCTCGCTATCATGAATCGTGAAGAACTAGAAGCTGTTATGGGGCATGAAGTTAGTCATATTCGTAATTATGATATCCGCATTTCGACAATTGCTGTTGCCCTTGCCAGTGCTATCACCATGCTTTCTAGTATGGCAGGTCGTATGATGTGGTGGGGTGGGGCAGGTCGCAGACGAAATGACGATGATCGTGACGGAAATGGCTTAGAAATCATTATGCTCGTGGTTTCTCTACTAGCTATTGTGCTGGCACCTCTTGCTGCAACCTTGGTGCAACTAGCTATTTCCCGCCAGAGGGAATTCCTAGCTGATGCTTCCAGTGTCGAGTTGACCCGCAATCCTCAAGGAATGATCAATGCTCTACGTAAGTTGGACAATAGCGAGCCGATGCATCACCATGTTGATGACGCCAGCAGTGCACTTTATATCAATGATCCCAAGAAAGGTGGAGGGTTCCAAAAACTCTTTTATACCCACCCACCTATCTCAGAACGTATTGAACGTTTAAAACATATGTAA
- a CDS encoding ATP-binding cassette domain-containing protein produces MHYRHSRKGNHMIKINHLTITQNKDLRDLVSDLNMTIQDGEKIAIIGEEGNGKSTLIKTLMGETLPDFTIRGDIQSDYQSIAYIPQKLPEELKKKSLHDYFFLDFADLDYSILYRLAEELHFDSNRFASVQEIGSLSGGEALKIQLIHELAKPFEILFLDEPSNDLDLETVDWLKSQIRKIRQTVIFISHDEDFLSETADTIVHLRLVKHRKEAETLVEHLDYDSYSDQRKANFIKQSQQAANDQRAYDKTMEKHRRVKQNVETALRATKDSTAGRLLAKKMKNVLSQEKRIEKTAKSMTQKPLEEEHIQLFFSDIQPLPASKVLIQLEKENLSIDDRVLARELQLTVRGQEKIGIIGQNGVGKSTLLAKLQQLLNDKREISLGYMPQDYHKKLQLDLSPVAYLSKAGEKEELQKIQSYLASLNFSYPEMQHQIRSLSGGQQGKLLLLDLVLRKPNFLLLDEPTRNFSPTSQPEIRKLFATYPGGIITVSHDRRFLKEVCSTIYRLTEHGLDVVNLDNL; encoded by the coding sequence ATGCACTATCGACATTCTAGAAAGGGCAATCATATGATAAAAATCAATCACCTGACCATCACACAAAACAAAGATTTACGAGACCTTGTCTCAGACTTAAACATGACCATCCAAGACGGGGAAAAGATAGCTATTATTGGAGAGGAAGGAAATGGCAAATCAACCTTGATTAAAACTTTAATGGGAGAAACTTTACCTGATTTCACTATCAGGGGAGACATTCAATCTGATTATCAATCAATAGCCTACATTCCTCAAAAACTCCCCGAAGAGCTGAAAAAGAAAAGTCTACACGACTACTTCTTTTTGGATTTTGCTGATTTAGACTACAGTATCCTCTATCGTTTGGCTGAGGAGTTACACTTTGATAGCAACCGTTTCGCTAGCGTTCAAGAGATTGGAAGCCTTTCGGGGGGCGAAGCTTTGAAAATTCAGCTCATCCATGAGTTAGCCAAACCCTTTGAGATTCTATTTTTAGATGAACCTTCAAATGACCTAGACCTTGAGACGGTTGATTGGCTAAAAAGTCAGATTCGAAAGATTCGGCAAACCGTTATTTTCATTTCCCATGATGAAGACTTTCTTTCTGAAACGGCTGATACTATTGTCCACTTGCGACTGGTCAAGCACCGTAAAGAAGCGGAAACGCTAGTAGAGCATTTAGACTATGATAGCTATAGCGACCAGAGAAAGGCTAATTTTATAAAACAAAGCCAACAAGCTGCTAACGACCAACGAGCCTACGATAAAACCATGGAAAAACATCGGCGAGTCAAGCAAAATGTAGAAACTGCGCTTCGAGCTACCAAAGACAGTACTGCTGGGCGCCTATTAGCTAAAAAGATGAAAAATGTTCTCTCTCAAGAAAAACGCATTGAAAAGACAGCTAAGTCCATGACCCAAAAACCACTTGAAGAAGAACACATTCAACTTTTCTTCTCAGATATACAGCCATTACCTGCTTCTAAAGTCTTAATCCAGCTGGAAAAAGAAAATTTATCCATTGACGACCGAGTTTTGGCTCGAGAACTACAACTAACTGTCCGTGGCCAAGAAAAAATCGGTATCATCGGCCAAAATGGTGTTGGTAAATCAACTCTGTTAGCCAAGTTACAGCAACTTCTTAATGATAAAAGAGAAATTTCGCTTGGTTATATGCCACAAGATTACCATAAGAAACTGCAATTAGATTTATCTCCAGTAGCCTATCTCAGCAAAGCTGGGGAAAAAGAGGAACTACAGAAAATCCAATCCTACTTAGCCAGCCTCAATTTCAGTTACCCAGAAATGCAGCATCAAATCCGCTCCTTATCTGGCGGACAACAGGGAAAACTCCTGCTTTTGGATTTAGTCTTACGCAAACCAAACTTTCTCCTACTGGATGAACCCACACGAAACTTTTCTCCAACTTCTCAACCCGAAATTAGAAAACTCTTTGCAACCTATCCAGGCGGTATCATCACTGTTTCGCATGACCGTCGTTTCTTAAAAGAGGTCTGTTCGACTATCTATCGCTTGACAGAACACGGTTTGGATGTAGTTAATTTAGACAATTTATAA
- a CDS encoding YceD family protein produces MKLNIQEIRKQSEGLHFEQTLDLAADLRARNQEILDVKDILAVGKVQYEDRMYFLDYQLSYTIVLASSRSMEPVELVESYPVTEVFMEGATNQLDQEVLDDDLVLPIENGELDLAESVSDNILLNIPIKVLTAEEEAGQGFVSGNDWQIMTEEEYQAQQAVKKEENSPFAGLQGLFDGDE; encoded by the coding sequence ATGAAATTAAATATTCAAGAAATTCGTAAGCAGTCTGAAGGCTTGCATTTTGAACAAACGTTAGACCTAGCTGCAGACCTGCGTGCACGCAATCAAGAAATTTTAGATGTAAAAGATATCCTTGCAGTTGGGAAAGTACAGTACGAAGACCGTATGTATTTCTTAGATTATCAACTATCTTATACCATTGTTCTTGCTTCAAGTCGCAGTATGGAACCAGTTGAGTTAGTTGAATCTTATCCAGTAACGGAAGTTTTCATGGAAGGTGCAACTAACCAACTAGATCAGGAAGTTTTAGACGATGATTTGGTCTTGCCTATCGAAAATGGAGAACTTGACCTTGCTGAGAGCGTGTCAGATAATATCCTTCTCAACATTCCTATCAAGGTCTTGACGGCTGAAGAAGAGGCTGGTCAAGGATTTGTTTCAGGAAATGACTGGCAAATCATGACAGAAGAAGAATACCAAGCTCAACAGGCAGTTAAGAAAGAAGAAAACAGTCCTTTTGCTGGCTTACAAGGACTATTTGACGGAGACGAATAA
- the pyrR gene encoding bifunctional pyr operon transcriptional regulator/uracil phosphoribosyltransferase PyrR, with translation MKAKEVVDELTVKRAITRITYEIIERNKDLNKIVLAGIKTRGVFIAHRIQERLEQLENLSVPVVELDTKPFRDDVKSGEDTSLVSVDVTDREVILVDDVLYTGRTIRAAIDNIVGHGRPARVSLAVLVDRGHRELPIRPDYVGKNIPTSRSEEIIVEMAELDGQDRVLITEEA, from the coding sequence ATGAAGGCAAAAGAAGTTGTAGACGAATTGACTGTCAAACGAGCGATTACGCGTATTACTTATGAGATTATCGAACGCAACAAAGATTTGAATAAAATCGTCTTGGCTGGTATTAAAACTCGTGGTGTCTTTATCGCCCACCGAATCCAAGAACGTTTGGAACAGCTAGAAAATCTTTCAGTTCCTGTTGTGGAATTGGATACTAAACCTTTCCGTGATGATGTTAAAAGTGGAGAAGATACTTCTTTGGTTTCTGTCGATGTGACAGACCGCGAAGTTATCTTGGTGGATGATGTGCTCTATACAGGTCGTACCATCCGTGCTGCTATTGATAATATTGTAGGTCATGGTCGTCCTGCGCGCGTGAGTTTAGCAGTTCTAGTCGATCGTGGACATAGAGAATTGCCAATCCGTCCAGATTACGTTGGAAAAAACATCCCAACCAGTCGTTCTGAAGAAATCATCGTAGAGATGGCAGAACTTGATGGCCAAGATAGAGTTCTGATTACTGAAGAAGCTTAG
- a CDS encoding aspartate carbamoyltransferase catalytic subunit, translated as MSVNQQALNHVVSMEDLTVDQVMKLIKRGIEFKNGAQLPYEDHPIVSNLFFEDSTRTHKSFEVAEIKLGLERLDFDVKTSSVNKGETLYDTILTLSALGVDVCVIRHPEVDYYRELIASPTITTSIINGGDGSGQHPSQSLLDLMTIYEEFGHFEGLKVAIAGDLDHSRVAKSNMQILKRLGAELYFAGPEEWRSQEFADYGQFVTIDEIIDQVDVMMFLRVQHERHDSGAVFSKEDYHAQHGLTQERYDRLKETAILMHPAPVNRDVEIADHLVEAPKSRIVQQMTNGVFVRMAILESVLASRNAN; from the coding sequence ATGTCAGTAAATCAACAAGCATTAAACCATGTGGTGTCCATGGAAGACCTCACTGTCGATCAAGTGATGAAATTGATCAAGCGAGGAATTGAGTTTAAAAATGGAGCTCAGCTTCCCTATGAGGACCATCCGATTGTTTCCAATCTTTTCTTTGAGGATTCTACACGAACGCATAAGTCCTTTGAAGTGGCAGAGATTAAACTGGGATTGGAGCGACTTGACTTTGATGTGAAGACTAGTTCAGTCAATAAGGGTGAGACACTTTATGATACCATTTTGACTCTGTCTGCTTTAGGAGTGGATGTCTGTGTGATTCGCCACCCTGAGGTTGACTACTACAGAGAGTTAATTGCAAGTCCGACGATTACGACTTCCATCATCAATGGTGGAGATGGTTCGGGTCAACACCCTAGCCAGAGCTTGCTTGATTTGATGACTATTTATGAGGAATTTGGTCACTTTGAGGGTCTCAAGGTTGCGATTGCAGGTGACTTGGACCACTCACGCGTTGCTAAATCCAATATGCAGATTTTGAAACGCTTGGGAGCTGAACTTTATTTTGCTGGACCTGAGGAATGGAGAAGTCAAGAGTTTGCAGATTATGGACAGTTTGTAACCATTGATGAAATCATTGATCAGGTGGATGTCATGATGTTTCTCCGTGTGCAACATGAACGCCATGATAGTGGAGCTGTCTTTTCAAAAGAAGACTACCATGCCCAACATGGCTTGACTCAAGAACGTTATGACCGTTTGAAAGAAACAGCAATCCTCATGCACCCAGCTCCAGTCAACCGTGATGTAGAAATCGCAGACCACTTGGTTGAAGCACCAAAATCACGGATTGTCCAACAAATGACCAATGGTGTCTTTGTTCGAATGGCAATCTTAGAATCCGTACTGGCGAGTAGAAACGCCAACTAA